CATCTACgaactaattttatattaaaacagtttttagtttttatagtGCAGCTGACTAGAGTACGAATTTCTACAAAAGCTACACAGTGCAGCAGTAGCTGTTAGATATAGAAAGAAAAACTGTATCTATAGATCTAACTATTCTCACATCATCTATTGCATGGTGGTTAATGTACAATACTCATAATTGTCACTAtagtttattaatttgatttaatggCAAcgtattaataaattaatggcAGTAAGTGACATGCAACAGTGTGCAGGCATAGTTCTCCAAATCATGAAACAAGGGTAGACGTGCGTGAAGAATATGCCAATGCATTTCGAACAGAATCATACATAGAATTTTGGACACATGTGGTTGAATATTCAAATGCTGAATGTCGTAAATCTTGTTTGTCAACAGAAGAGTCCACCACATCAACCCGTCTTCCATCTTACCGTTTATTTGCCGAACACCTATTGGACCCAGATCAGCCCACGGTTACACAGATCTTGGCCCAAACCAAACTTCAGCCCGAAATCCATTCTCTCCTAAAAGACTATTTTACCCACACTGCTAATGCCTCTTTACTTTGTAGCCATTTGTTAAAAGACATTGATAGTGTTCGTGTTAAATATAGATCACTTAATACCATTCTTCAATGTGTTTCAACCAATCAAATTCCTTCTCCAATAGTAGTGGCCCATTTAATTGAGTTTTCAAACTCTTTAAACCCATTTTCTATATCTGGTCCATCTCCGTGTCGGGTTCGGGTCAGTTTAGGTAATTGCTTTGATTTACAAAAACGGCTTGAGTCGAGCCGTGATAACGCACGTGCCAAGCTTAAAATGGTTACCATGCTAAAACGTTGCTCGAATTGTTTTGTTGTGGTGGTGAT
The genomic region above belongs to Cicer arietinum cultivar CDC Frontier isolate Library 1 chromosome 4, Cicar.CDCFrontier_v2.0, whole genome shotgun sequence and contains:
- the LOC101515104 gene encoding UPF0496 protein At3g49070 isoform X2, which codes for MITEMKNKLVRHIKKKLFPCSMCRHSSPNHETRVDVREEYANAFRTESYIEFWTHVVEYSNAECRKSCLSTEESTTSTRLPSYRLFAEHLLDPDQPTVTQILAQTKLQPEIHSLLKDYFTHTANASLLCSHLLKDIDSVRVKYRSLNTILQCVSTNQIPSPIVVAHLIEFSNSLNPFSISGPSPCRVRVSLGNCFDLQKRLESSRDNARAKLKMVTMLKRCSNCFVVVVITASLVVLVVAHGFALLVAMPGLALMNLASKRKLTKVTAQLDAAAKGTYILNKDLETTSRLVARLNDEMEHLRVMVKFWLERKEDKIQADGEVVRLLKKNQCNFSDQLDELEEHLYLCFMTINRARNLVLNQITDST
- the LOC101515104 gene encoding UPF0496 protein At3g49070 isoform X1: MAMHYKSSKKILLQREQYLLKNSYICKSFQEQKLHSSQSIRYDNRDEEQIGSAYKEEVVSVFQHSSPNHETRVDVREEYANAFRTESYIEFWTHVVEYSNAECRKSCLSTEESTTSTRLPSYRLFAEHLLDPDQPTVTQILAQTKLQPEIHSLLKDYFTHTANASLLCSHLLKDIDSVRVKYRSLNTILQCVSTNQIPSPIVVAHLIEFSNSLNPFSISGPSPCRVRVSLGNCFDLQKRLESSRDNARAKLKMVTMLKRCSNCFVVVVITASLVVLVVAHGFALLVAMPGLALMNLASKRKLTKVTAQLDAAAKGTYILNKDLETTSRLVARLNDEMEHLRVMVKFWLERKEDKIQADGEVVRLLKKNQCNFSDQLDELEEHLYLCFMTINRARNLVLNQITDST